The Methanobacterium sp. BAmetb5 genome includes a region encoding these proteins:
- a CDS encoding ATP phosphoribosyltransferase, with protein MEKIILGLPKGSLNNVNRGNTYQLFVDAGYEVRGYEPGKEENEITILNDPEIKGFLTRPQSAPVELNRQILDLAIIGEDWVREESVNVEGELIKKVGDLDYGQTRLIVAVPNDDPYESLSEFFRANKNRENPILCFTEYPNLTRQFFMENEGYQELFGQSKPVVQIRGLKDGDNEMVQIINSDGATEVYIAKGADLVVDNTQTGSSLRKAGLKILETIMESSAGLYAGPSCTPEKAEKAKIIFEQLFGAIKARKYFDVKFNIANEKTDEVKDFLLSNEYCSDEPTTVQGTSFSQVNVLIPKNKFPQMLKGIKSFGASAIVRQDVKQYVQ; from the coding sequence ATGGAAAAAATAATACTTGGCCTTCCTAAAGGAAGTTTAAACAACGTTAATCGGGGAAACACTTACCAATTATTTGTAGATGCCGGTTACGAGGTTCGTGGATACGAACCCGGTAAGGAAGAAAATGAAATCACTATCTTGAACGACCCGGAAATAAAAGGATTCCTCACCAGACCACAGAGCGCACCAGTGGAACTTAACCGCCAAATACTGGATTTGGCCATCATTGGAGAAGACTGGGTCCGGGAAGAATCAGTCAACGTGGAAGGAGAACTCATAAAAAAGGTGGGAGACCTGGACTACGGCCAGACCAGGTTGATAGTGGCTGTACCCAACGATGACCCCTATGAATCTCTTTCAGAGTTCTTCAGGGCCAACAAGAACCGGGAAAACCCCATACTATGTTTCACCGAGTACCCCAACCTGACCCGGCAGTTTTTCATGGAGAATGAGGGGTACCAGGAGTTATTCGGCCAGAGCAAACCCGTAGTCCAGATACGTGGTTTAAAGGATGGGGATAACGAAATGGTGCAGATCATCAACTCCGACGGTGCCACCGAGGTATACATAGCTAAGGGTGCCGATCTGGTGGTGGACAACACCCAGACCGGGAGCAGCCTCCGGAAGGCAGGGCTGAAGATCCTGGAAACCATAATGGAATCCAGTGCCGGACTATACGCCGGACCCAGTTGCACACCAGAAAAGGCTGAAAAAGCAAAAATAATCTTCGAACAGTTATTCGGGGCCATAAAAGCCAGGAAATATTTTGATGTGAAATTTAACATTGCCAACGAAAAAACAGACGAGGTTAAAGATTTCCTGCTCTCCAATGAATACTGCTCTGATGAACCAACCACGGTCCAGGGAACCAGCTTTTCCCAGGTTAACGTGCTGATCCCTAAAAATAAGTTTCCTCAAATGTTAAAGGGAATAAAAAGCTTTGGAGCATCGGCCATTGTCCGTCAGGATGTTAAACAGTACGTCCAGTAA
- a CDS encoding winged helix-turn-helix domain-containing protein — MDTTYFRLFFESPGNFNRVKIVNLLNHRPSNINQISKELNLNYRTVQHHIKVLEENMVVQSDSNGYGALISISDGFDIDKFMEIYNASLDECVLDEDVMREKVLKLLK; from the coding sequence ATGGATACTACCTATTTCCGTTTATTTTTTGAAAGCCCAGGAAACTTTAACCGAGTTAAAATCGTTAATTTACTTAACCATAGACCTTCTAACATCAATCAAATTTCTAAAGAGCTTAATCTGAATTACAGAACAGTTCAACATCATATTAAAGTACTTGAAGAAAATATGGTGGTTCAATCAGATAGCAATGGATATGGTGCTTTAATTTCCATTTCTGATGGATTTGATATAGATAAATTTATGGAAATCTACAATGCATCACTGGATGAATGTGTATTGGATGAAGATGTTATGAGAGAAAAGGTGCTTAAACTGTTGAAGTAA
- a CDS encoding flavodoxin domain-containing protein, whose product MIRTLILYESRYGSTWEAARIISLILGPSRRIPVSQFTEKHRDYDFIVMGAPIYMGKIHPKLQTFIDKEKEWLNKKNIVLFCTCLDGSDGLRVLRKVEDNLGGRVMELGVLGGRLEMDRLTEEDFKALKEYLSQVGLPPQGMDLFSQDEVVDLALRLIDVRDTLLKQLPMEKLKEEVESFLKEHNTCTLATSSPGRIRATPLEYHYSQGHLYILSEGGMKFANLLSSSRVSVTVYDEYKDMKSLRGMQISGQALVVEDAAEYRQAVEMRGLEMEFIRSLPVDLKLIRVDMEKVEFLNSKFEKDGYSTRQVLNF is encoded by the coding sequence TTGATTCGGACTTTAATTCTGTACGAAAGCAGGTATGGGTCTACCTGGGAGGCCGCCCGGATAATTTCACTTATTCTGGGCCCTTCCCGGCGTATTCCGGTCTCCCAATTCACGGAAAAACACCGGGATTATGATTTCATTGTAATGGGTGCCCCTATTTACATGGGTAAAATACATCCCAAACTCCAGACTTTCATTGATAAAGAGAAAGAATGGCTCAATAAGAAGAACATTGTTCTGTTCTGCACCTGTCTCGATGGTTCTGATGGCCTCCGGGTTCTCCGGAAAGTGGAGGATAATCTGGGTGGCCGGGTGATGGAACTGGGTGTTCTGGGAGGGCGCCTGGAAATGGACCGTTTAACTGAAGAAGATTTTAAGGCACTGAAGGAGTACCTCTCCCAGGTGGGTCTACCGCCTCAGGGTATGGATTTATTTAGCCAGGACGAAGTGGTTGACCTGGCACTACGCCTGATTGATGTCCGGGACACACTTTTAAAGCAACTTCCCATGGAAAAGCTGAAGGAGGAAGTTGAAAGTTTTCTAAAGGAACACAATACTTGCACCCTGGCCACCAGCTCCCCTGGGCGGATAAGGGCCACTCCTCTGGAGTACCATTACAGTCAGGGCCATCTTTACATTTTGAGTGAGGGGGGAATGAAGTTCGCCAACCTTCTATCCAGTTCACGGGTTTCAGTCACGGTTTACGATGAATACAAGGATATGAAGAGTCTTCGGGGGATGCAGATAAGTGGGCAGGCTCTAGTGGTGGAAGATGCTGCTGAATACCGGCAGGCTGTGGAGATGAGGGGACTGGAAATGGAATTCATCCGGTCACTACCGGTGGATCTTAAACTCATCAGGGTGGACATGGAGAAGGTGGAATTTTTAAACTCAAAGTTTGAGAAGGATGGATACTCCACCCGGCAGGTTTTGAATTTTTAG
- a CDS encoding ribonuclease H-like domain-containing protein — MAYEVEDNPQALKQKLLEEYQDKSLEDMKYGEELETTRGSCYCFTTHEKLEIETLTEKRVNECMTSDLKLIKGIGEAKERKLKENGYNSLDDLKEHPSYGSPACELLDKLESRDVCALTDWISTRYSASHPLNLLLSSLSGTENMLFMDIETLGLSDVPLILIGVAEGDGDGLTMKQYLLRDLKEEKAALEGFLSHQEKDNVYVTFNGRSFDVPFIKSRMRFHHMEKTLNSQHLDLLYYSRRQWSNQLPNCRLQTLEKYLFGVEREDDVPSSHVPEFYLTYRETGNIGPLVPIIEHNREDVVTLARILSLLHQCADQED; from the coding sequence ATGGCCTATGAAGTTGAAGATAACCCCCAAGCCCTTAAACAAAAACTCCTGGAAGAATACCAGGATAAATCACTGGAAGATATGAAGTACGGTGAAGAATTAGAGACCACTCGTGGCTCATGTTACTGTTTCACCACTCATGAAAAGTTAGAAATTGAAACACTAACTGAAAAGAGAGTTAATGAATGCATGACCAGTGATCTTAAACTGATTAAAGGGATTGGTGAGGCAAAGGAAAGGAAACTTAAAGAAAATGGTTACAATTCCCTGGATGACTTGAAAGAACATCCTTCCTACGGTTCCCCGGCCTGTGAACTCCTGGATAAACTGGAAAGTAGGGATGTTTGTGCACTGACTGACTGGATATCCACCCGGTACTCTGCCTCCCATCCATTGAACCTCCTCTTATCATCACTCTCCGGTACCGAAAACATGCTTTTCATGGATATAGAAACCCTGGGACTTTCCGATGTGCCCCTGATCCTTATTGGGGTTGCCGAGGGGGATGGTGATGGTTTAACCATGAAACAATACCTTTTAAGGGATTTAAAGGAAGAAAAAGCAGCACTGGAAGGTTTTCTCTCCCATCAGGAAAAGGATAATGTTTACGTGACCTTCAATGGCCGTAGTTTTGATGTTCCCTTCATTAAAAGCAGGATGCGCTTCCACCATATGGAAAAAACCCTGAATTCCCAGCACCTGGACCTCCTCTATTACTCCCGGAGGCAGTGGAGCAACCAGCTTCCTAACTGCCGGCTGCAAACTTTAGAAAAATACCTGTTCGGCGTGGAAAGAGAGGATGATGTCCCCAGCAGCCACGTACCGGAGTTTTACCTCACCTACCGTGAAACCGGAAATATCGGACCACTGGTACCTATAATTGAGCATAACAGGGAGGATGTGGTAACTCTGGCCCGGATACTCTCCTTACTTCACCAGTGTGCAGATCAGGAAGATTAA
- the polX gene encoding DNA polymerase/3'-5' exonuclease PolX has product MFGYSRGWCDLTGSYRTNSKKILDTISINNPMHNHKVAALLNRVADYLEMDDVDFRTKAYRRAAHTIETLSVDITQIRKQGKLQKLPGVGTHIGVKIEEILDTGKLEYLENLKEQYPVDLDSLMSVEGLGPKKIKLLYHELGITNLDELEREGKRHHIRRLKGMGAKTEAKILQNLEFARKSTGRQLLGEVMPLASKIKEKIAALEEVDQVMIAGSIRRCKETVGDIDVLTVTNHPEEVMNFFTQMDIVEEVVVKGHSKSTVRLFNGMDADIRVFKADEFGSALVYFTGSREFNISLRKIAISRDMKLNEYGVFHQEERVAGATEEDVLKALGLDYIPPELRENTGEIEASLEGKLPQLVDYHDINGDLHVHTNWSDGKSSIIEMATGAAGRGYEYLAITDHTTLPVARGLNEKRLKQQMDKIDQVNSQLDDIVLLKGAEVNLDSEGNLDMPQNLLEELDLVVASVHYDLHQDPEKMNMRIGQALENEEVDILAHPTGRKIKERQPSPLNIEKLLEKASDTGTILEVNSQPKRLDLKDMHIKMAIEYGCQLAVNSDGHHVDSLGFMELGVATARRGWAQKKDIVNTLPRKKLWKKLGLS; this is encoded by the coding sequence ATGTTTGGCTATTCTCGGGGATGGTGTGATCTTACTGGATCATACCGGACCAATTCTAAAAAAATTTTAGACACTATCTCCATAAATAATCCCATGCATAATCATAAGGTGGCTGCCCTCCTCAACCGGGTGGCGGATTATCTGGAGATGGATGATGTTGATTTTCGCACCAAAGCCTACCGCAGGGCAGCCCACACCATTGAAACCCTCAGTGTGGACATAACCCAGATAAGGAAACAGGGAAAGCTGCAAAAACTCCCCGGGGTGGGCACCCATATCGGGGTTAAAATTGAGGAAATACTGGACACCGGGAAACTGGAGTACCTGGAAAACCTTAAGGAGCAGTATCCCGTGGACCTGGATTCATTGATGTCGGTGGAGGGGTTGGGCCCCAAGAAGATAAAACTCCTGTACCATGAACTGGGAATAACCAACCTAGATGAACTGGAAAGAGAGGGTAAACGTCATCATATTCGTAGACTGAAGGGTATGGGTGCTAAAACCGAGGCTAAAATTTTACAGAACCTGGAATTTGCCCGGAAAAGTACAGGTAGGCAGTTACTGGGAGAAGTAATGCCCCTGGCTAGCAAGATCAAAGAGAAAATCGCTGCCCTAGAAGAAGTGGACCAAGTGATGATTGCCGGTTCCATACGCCGCTGCAAGGAAACGGTGGGAGATATTGATGTACTCACGGTAACCAATCATCCCGAGGAGGTAATGAATTTCTTCACCCAGATGGATATAGTTGAGGAGGTAGTGGTAAAGGGACACTCAAAATCAACAGTCAGACTCTTCAATGGAATGGATGCGGATATAAGAGTTTTCAAGGCCGATGAATTCGGTTCAGCCTTGGTGTACTTCACTGGTTCCCGGGAATTCAACATCAGCCTGCGGAAAATCGCAATTTCCAGGGATATGAAGCTCAACGAGTACGGTGTATTCCACCAGGAGGAGAGGGTGGCCGGGGCAACTGAGGAAGATGTTCTTAAGGCCCTGGGCCTGGATTACATTCCACCCGAACTCCGGGAAAACACCGGGGAGATCGAAGCATCCCTTGAGGGAAAACTCCCCCAACTGGTCGATTATCATGATATAAATGGTGATCTGCACGTGCACACCAACTGGAGTGATGGAAAATCAAGTATCATAGAAATGGCCACCGGGGCAGCCGGAAGAGGTTACGAGTACCTGGCTATCACCGACCACACCACCCTCCCCGTGGCCCGTGGACTGAATGAAAAGAGATTGAAACAACAGATGGATAAAATAGACCAGGTAAACTCCCAGCTAGACGATATAGTCCTGTTGAAAGGTGCGGAGGTAAACCTGGATTCTGAGGGGAACCTGGACATGCCCCAGAATTTACTGGAAGAACTGGACCTGGTTGTGGCTTCGGTACACTACGATCTCCATCAGGACCCGGAGAAAATGAACATGAGAATAGGGCAGGCCCTGGAAAACGAAGAGGTAGATATACTGGCCCATCCCACTGGCCGCAAAATTAAAGAAAGACAGCCATCACCCTTAAATATTGAAAAATTATTGGAGAAAGCCAGTGATACTGGAACCATTCTGGAAGTGAACTCCCAGCCCAAAAGGCTGGATTTGAAGGATATGCACATTAAAATGGCCATTGAATATGGCTGCCAACTGGCTGTAAACAGTGACGGTCACCATGTTGATAGTTTAGGTTTCATGGAACTGGGTGTGGCCACTGCCCGCCGGGGATGGGCTCAGAAAAAGGATATAGTAAACACACTTCCCCGCAAGAAGTTGTGGAAAAAATTAGGGTTGAGTTAA
- a CDS encoding L-serine ammonia-lyase, giving the protein MKSLKELYRIGMGPSSSHTMGPYNAARIFKNRTPSADNYRVTLFGSLAATGSGHLTDHAINSGLSHVKCQIIWKKEKELPLHPNGLLFEAFDADRKILEEWLVYSVGGGALKETCSPDSSKDIYPFKNMAELLKQCEGDGKTLWNYVEEYEGKEIWQYLKEVLRVMGESIKRGIEAEGVLPGGLNLRRKAAQYYTRATQSKLFLENTGTIFSYALAVAEENASGNLIVTAPTCGSAGVLPAVLFFIRDFYKVTDEKLLRALATAGIIGNLVKKNASISGAEVGCQGEIGTACAMAAGAATQLLGGTAHQIEYAAEMGMEHHLGLTCDPIMGLVQIPCIERNAIAAVKAMDCASYALFSDGRHLISFDEVVCTMAQTGRDLKKHYRETSEGGLAVFYKRKPKIKVNTNPIVP; this is encoded by the coding sequence ATGAAATCTCTAAAAGAACTCTACAGAATAGGTATGGGACCATCCAGCAGCCATACAATGGGACCTTACAATGCGGCACGAATATTTAAAAACCGAACCCCTTCCGCAGATAATTACCGGGTCACTCTGTTTGGAAGCCTGGCAGCTACTGGATCAGGACATTTAACTGATCACGCTATAAACTCCGGTTTGAGTCATGTAAAATGTCAGATTATTTGGAAAAAGGAAAAAGAACTTCCACTGCACCCTAACGGACTACTCTTTGAAGCCTTTGATGCTGACCGAAAGATCCTGGAAGAATGGCTTGTTTACAGTGTGGGGGGAGGTGCTCTTAAAGAAACCTGCAGCCCGGATAGTTCAAAGGATATCTACCCCTTCAAAAACATGGCAGAACTTCTAAAACAATGCGAAGGTGATGGTAAAACCTTATGGAACTATGTTGAAGAATACGAAGGGAAAGAAATCTGGCAGTACCTTAAAGAAGTTCTCAGGGTAATGGGTGAATCAATAAAGCGAGGAATCGAAGCAGAGGGTGTTCTTCCCGGGGGACTTAATTTAAGAAGAAAAGCAGCACAGTACTATACCCGGGCCACCCAGTCCAAACTATTTTTAGAAAATACTGGAACCATATTTTCTTATGCCCTGGCAGTAGCCGAAGAAAATGCCAGTGGAAATTTAATAGTTACTGCCCCTACCTGTGGATCAGCCGGTGTACTACCCGCAGTACTCTTTTTTATAAGGGATTTTTATAAAGTCACTGATGAAAAGCTTTTAAGGGCACTGGCAACCGCAGGAATCATAGGAAATCTAGTTAAAAAGAATGCTTCCATATCTGGAGCTGAAGTGGGATGTCAGGGGGAAATAGGTACAGCGTGTGCTATGGCTGCCGGGGCAGCTACCCAGCTTCTGGGTGGAACTGCCCATCAAATAGAATATGCAGCAGAAATGGGAATGGAACATCATTTAGGACTTACCTGTGATCCAATCATGGGCCTGGTTCAGATCCCCTGTATAGAACGAAACGCCATTGCCGCAGTCAAAGCCATGGACTGTGCTTCCTACGCCCTGTTTTCCGATGGAAGACACCTGATTTCCTTTGATGAAGTGGTGTGTACCATGGCTCAAACTGGAAGGGACTTAAAAAAACATTACCGGGAAACATCAGAAGGTGGGCTGGCTGTGTTCTACAAAAGAAAACCCAAAATTAAAGTAAATACAAACCCAATAGTTCCCTGA
- a CDS encoding PaaI family thioesterase, protein MDEILKFFEKDRYAQLSNIEVVSVSPGKATATMEVDEMHLNGVGTVHGGALFTLGDFTFALAANSHGTVTVAINANISYLKAVSSGKLTAKARELSSGGRIASYTVDIYDETGDLVAIFQGMAYRKRDSIRDLIAKQSE, encoded by the coding sequence ATGGATGAAATCTTGAAATTCTTTGAGAAGGACCGTTATGCCCAGCTGAGTAACATTGAAGTGGTGAGTGTTTCCCCCGGAAAGGCCACTGCCACCATGGAAGTGGATGAAATGCACCTTAATGGGGTGGGAACTGTTCACGGAGGGGCTTTGTTCACCCTTGGTGATTTTACCTTCGCCCTGGCAGCTAATTCCCATGGAACAGTTACCGTGGCCATCAATGCCAATATATCCTACCTTAAAGCGGTGTCAAGCGGGAAACTGACTGCGAAGGCCCGTGAACTATCCAGTGGAGGGAGAATTGCCAGTTACACCGTGGATATATACGATGAAACCGGTGATCTGGTGGCCATATTCCAGGGGATGGCTTATCGTAAGCGGGATAGTATCCGGGACTTGATAGCTAAACAGAGTGAATAA
- a CDS encoding 5-formyltetrahydrofolate cyclo-ligase, producing the protein MVPFPPEPLSLKYLWDITNKVNVMQVEDKQKLRKMIWGVLEDNDHLRTSKSCFGRIPNFKGAYQAAERLRKTKEWQDALTVFSSPDSALVDVRRNALVDGKLLIMATPKLSEGYILLDPGKIRGHEETASTINGAFQLGQSIKSFRQVDLVVEGSLGVDLQGNRLGKGKGFADQELAFLKQEKCIGAQTPICTPVHPRQIVGQVPVEEHDESINMITTPEMVIRMDIISLVDF; encoded by the coding sequence ATGGTACCATTTCCGCCAGAACCATTATCTCTCAAGTATTTATGGGATATAACTAATAAAGTAAATGTAATGCAAGTTGAGGATAAGCAGAAACTTAGAAAGATGATATGGGGAGTTCTTGAGGATAATGATCATTTAAGAACTTCCAAATCATGTTTTGGGAGAATCCCAAACTTCAAAGGAGCATATCAGGCCGCTGAAAGATTAAGAAAGACCAAAGAATGGCAGGATGCCCTGACGGTTTTCTCCAGTCCAGATTCAGCCCTGGTTGATGTTCGTAGGAACGCCCTGGTGGATGGTAAGTTACTGATAATGGCCACTCCCAAACTCAGTGAGGGATATATACTCTTGGATCCCGGGAAGATCAGGGGTCATGAGGAAACTGCATCCACCATTAACGGTGCCTTCCAGTTGGGACAGAGCATTAAAAGCTTCCGCCAGGTTGACCTGGTGGTGGAAGGCTCCCTGGGCGTGGATCTTCAGGGCAACCGCCTGGGAAAAGGAAAGGGATTTGCTGACCAGGAACTGGCATTTCTAAAACAAGAGAAATGTATTGGGGCGCAAACACCCATCTGCACTCCGGTACATCCCCGACAGATAGTGGGTCAGGTGCCAGTGGAAGAACATGATGAGAGTATAAACATGATCACCACTCCTGAAATGGTTATAAGGATGGATATTATATCTTTAGTGGATTTTTAA
- a CDS encoding hydroxymethylglutaryl-CoA synthase, giving the protein MAGIVGYGVYIPSYRIKVEEIAKVWGDNAQAVSRGLVVNEKSVPSSDEDTATISVEAARNALKRANIDPQKIGAVYVGSESHPYAVKPTATIVAEAVEASPDLTAADLEFACKAGTAGMQVCMGLVDAGNVEYGLAIGADTAQGAPSDALEYTASAGGAAYIIGSKDTVADFEGTYSFTTDTPDFYRREGKPYPRHGGRFTGEPAYFKHVLSGAKGMMEKMGTDASDYDHAVFHQPNGKFYIRAAKKLGFTEEQYKTGLLTPMIGNTYSGATPLGLAAILDIAQPGERIFAVSYGSGAGSDAFSITVNDKIEETRDLAPKVQDMIQNKEYVDYAVYAKFKGKLRMAGLTPR; this is encoded by the coding sequence ATGGCAGGAATAGTAGGATATGGAGTTTACATACCTTCATACCGTATAAAGGTTGAAGAGATTGCAAAGGTCTGGGGAGACAATGCCCAGGCAGTTTCCCGGGGACTGGTGGTTAACGAAAAATCAGTACCCTCATCAGACGAAGACACCGCCACCATATCAGTGGAGGCCGCCCGTAATGCACTTAAAAGAGCAAACATTGACCCGCAAAAAATTGGAGCAGTTTACGTTGGCTCAGAATCACACCCCTATGCAGTTAAGCCCACGGCAACTATAGTGGCTGAAGCTGTGGAGGCCAGCCCTGATCTTACAGCAGCGGACCTGGAATTCGCATGTAAAGCTGGTACTGCAGGTATGCAGGTCTGTATGGGACTGGTAGATGCCGGCAACGTGGAATATGGTCTGGCTATTGGTGCTGACACTGCTCAGGGTGCTCCCAGCGATGCACTGGAGTACACTGCCTCTGCAGGTGGAGCAGCATATATTATTGGATCCAAAGATACTGTAGCTGACTTTGAAGGTACCTACAGTTTCACCACCGACACCCCTGACTTTTATCGTAGGGAAGGAAAACCCTACCCCCGCCACGGAGGACGTTTCACTGGTGAACCAGCCTACTTCAAACATGTGCTCTCTGGAGCTAAAGGTATGATGGAAAAGATGGGCACCGACGCATCGGACTATGACCATGCTGTTTTCCACCAGCCCAATGGTAAATTCTACATAAGGGCCGCCAAGAAACTGGGCTTCACTGAAGAACAATATAAAACCGGACTCTTAACCCCCATGATCGGTAACACCTACTCCGGTGCAACACCACTGGGACTGGCCGCCATCCTGGACATTGCCCAGCCTGGAGAACGTATCTTCGCTGTTTCTTATGGTTCCGGTGCAGGTAGTGATGCATTCAGTATCACAGTTAACGATAAAATTGAGGAAACCCGTGACCTGGCCCCTAAGGTCCAGGACATGATCCAGAACAAGGAATATGTGGACTACGCTGTATACGCCAAGTTCAAAGGAAAACTGAGGATGGCAGGATTAACTCCACGTTAA
- a CDS encoding thiolase domain-containing protein: MRDVAIIGVSQTKFGELWDVSFRDLITEAGMKAVADAEIEGAELEAMYVGNMTAGLFIQQEHIASLIADHSGLTPIPCTRVEAACASGGLALRNGIMAVASGYHDVVISAGVEKMTDVVDPTPAIATASDQEWEAQQGVTFPSLYAMMARRHMHQYGTTREQLAMFSVNNHKNGALNPLAQFPFEISVDQVLNSSMVAEPLRLLDCSPVTDGAAAVILCPAEDARKYTDTPIYVKASAQASGTIALHDRRDITTIDSTVHASRTAYDMAGVGPKDIDAVEVHDCFSINGVLAIEDLGFVEKGQGGQAVEDGLIAIDGDIPVNPSGGLKARGHPLGATGIAQAAEIVWQLRGEAGKRQVDGIEIGMTQNIGGTGGTAAVHIFGRE, encoded by the coding sequence TTGAGAGATGTTGCAATTATTGGAGTTTCACAGACCAAATTCGGAGAACTGTGGGACGTATCCTTTCGGGATCTGATTACTGAAGCAGGAATGAAGGCTGTTGCCGATGCAGAAATTGAGGGAGCAGAACTGGAAGCCATGTACGTGGGAAACATGACTGCCGGTTTATTCATACAACAGGAGCACATAGCTTCCCTTATTGCTGACCATTCTGGTCTAACCCCCATACCCTGTACCCGGGTAGAAGCAGCCTGTGCATCCGGTGGTTTAGCCCTTAGAAACGGGATCATGGCTGTGGCCTCTGGCTACCATGATGTGGTTATCTCCGCCGGTGTGGAGAAGATGACCGATGTAGTGGACCCTACCCCGGCCATTGCCACTGCCTCTGACCAGGAGTGGGAAGCTCAGCAGGGAGTTACCTTCCCCTCACTCTACGCCATGATGGCCCGTCGACATATGCACCAGTACGGAACCACCAGGGAACAGCTGGCCATGTTCAGTGTTAACAACCACAAAAACGGGGCATTAAACCCTTTGGCCCAGTTCCCATTTGAGATTAGTGTGGACCAGGTTTTAAACTCCAGTATGGTGGCTGAACCCCTACGCTTACTGGACTGTTCACCAGTAACTGATGGTGCAGCGGCAGTTATACTCTGCCCAGCTGAGGATGCCCGTAAGTACACTGACACCCCCATCTATGTTAAGGCCTCGGCCCAGGCTTCAGGTACCATTGCCCTGCATGACCGCAGGGATATCACCACCATTGACTCCACAGTGCATGCCTCCCGGACTGCATATGATATGGCCGGAGTGGGACCAAAGGACATAGATGCTGTGGAAGTGCACGATTGCTTCAGCATCAATGGAGTTTTAGCCATTGAAGATCTGGGATTCGTGGAAAAAGGACAGGGTGGTCAGGCTGTAGAAGATGGTTTAATTGCCATTGATGGTGACATACCAGTAAACCCATCCGGAGGGCTTAAAGCACGAGGACACCCGTTAGGAGCCACTGGAATCGCTCAAGCTGCAGAAATAGTATGGCAACTACGTGGAGAAGCCGGTAAAAGACAGGTTGACGGTATAGAAATAGGTATGACTCAGAATATTGGTGGTACCGGTGGTACTGCTGCCGTGCATATCTTTGGCCGCGAATAA
- a CDS encoding rhodanese-like domain-containing protein: protein MFGRKPSSKSEFDRDPQSAYEMIQENVDNPDFILLDVRTPQEFSQSHIKDAKLLDFQAPDFKTKVQELDKNKTYLVYCRSGMRSAGCADTMKSLGFNKVYNLVGGIMAWEREGLPVE, encoded by the coding sequence ATGTTTGGACGAAAACCATCTTCTAAATCTGAATTTGACCGGGATCCACAATCCGCATACGAAATGATCCAGGAAAATGTGGACAACCCTGATTTTATACTGCTGGATGTTAGAACCCCCCAGGAGTTTTCCCAGTCACATATTAAGGATGCTAAACTCTTGGACTTCCAGGCCCCTGATTTTAAAACCAAAGTACAGGAACTGGATAAGAATAAGACCTACCTGGTTTACTGCCGTTCGGGAATGCGCAGTGCCGGCTGTGCCGATACCATGAAATCCCTGGGCTTTAACAAGGTTTACAACCTAGTGGGGGGCATAATGGCCTGGGAAAGAGAGGGATTACCAGTAGAGTAA